One genomic window of Evansella cellulosilytica DSM 2522 includes the following:
- a CDS encoding YlaN family protein: MSVETLSGQSEKAYALLKEDAQKILKLIEVQMANLTMPQCPLYEEVLDTQMFGLSREIDFAIRLNLVQEEEGKELLDQLERQLTALHDASTKK, translated from the coding sequence TTGTCAGTTGAAACCCTATCCGGACAGAGCGAAAAAGCATATGCCCTTCTTAAGGAAGATGCTCAAAAAATACTAAAACTTATTGAAGTGCAGATGGCTAATTTAACGATGCCGCAATGTCCTCTATATGAGGAAGTTTTAGATACACAAATGTTCGGTTTATCACGCGAGATTGATTTTGCTATTCGGCTAAACTTAGTACAAGAGGAAGAAGGGAAAGAGCTGTTAGATCAATTAGAGAGACAATTAACAGCCCTCCACGATGCTTCTACTAAAAAATAA
- the coxB gene encoding cytochrome c oxidase subunit II, with product MKFLWRLLPFTFILLMAGCGKQNLSALDPQGPVAEAQFSLISLSLYIMIFVIVVVFAIYVFVLIRFRERPGDTHIPKQVHGNKTLEVIWTTIPIILLLILAIPNVMETFTLADTEETEESMMIRVHAHQFWWEFEYPDYDIVAGQDMYIPTDTKIIIELEASDVIHSFWVPALAGKQDNVPGITNDMWIQADKEGVYAGKCTELCGPAHWLMEFKVIAVDPDTFEEWANNMAEPPYVEEELTEVAANGREVFEQSCISCHAVAGEGGNPAGGPVLTNFGERSNIAGYLAYDDVDGHQNLYDWIRDPGPLKPGNAMPGFSEDIISDEEMDALIEYLNTLKVLD from the coding sequence ATGAAATTTTTATGGCGACTACTTCCATTCACTTTCATCTTGCTGATGGCTGGTTGTGGTAAACAAAATCTTTCTGCTTTAGATCCACAAGGACCTGTTGCAGAAGCACAATTTTCATTAATTAGTCTCAGCTTGTATATTATGATTTTTGTTATCGTAGTTGTCTTTGCTATCTATGTGTTTGTTCTGATTCGTTTCCGAGAACGACCAGGTGATACACATATTCCGAAGCAAGTTCACGGTAACAAAACGCTAGAAGTGATTTGGACTACGATTCCGATTATTTTATTACTTATTTTAGCTATTCCAAACGTAATGGAAACCTTTACGTTAGCTGATACAGAAGAGACGGAAGAATCAATGATGATTCGGGTACACGCTCATCAATTTTGGTGGGAGTTTGAATATCCTGACTATGACATCGTTGCTGGTCAAGACATGTACATTCCTACTGATACAAAAATAATCATTGAATTAGAAGCTAGCGATGTTATCCACTCATTCTGGGTGCCTGCGCTTGCTGGTAAGCAGGATAATGTACCGGGTATTACGAATGATATGTGGATACAAGCTGACAAAGAAGGCGTTTATGCCGGGAAATGTACTGAGCTATGTGGTCCTGCCCATTGGTTAATGGAATTCAAAGTAATTGCGGTTGATCCGGATACATTTGAAGAATGGGCTAATAACATGGCAGAGCCACCATATGTAGAGGAAGAACTAACTGAAGTAGCTGCAAATGGTCGTGAAGTTTTCGAACAAAGCTGTATTAGCTGTCACGCTGTAGCTGGAGAAGGCGGTAACCCTGCTGGTGGGCCAGTATTAACAAACTTTGGTGAACGCTCTAATATCGCTGGATACTTAGCTTATGATGATGTAGATGGTCATCAAAATTTATACGATTGGATTAGAGATCCTGGTCCTTTAAAACCTGGTAATGCAATGCCTGGGTTTTCTGAAGATATCATTTCAGACGAAGAAATGGATGCACTTATTGAATACTTAAACACATTAAAAGTACTAGACTAA
- a CDS encoding YlaH-like family protein, with amino-acid sequence MYLATLQEREPNPNLTPIAEWLGAGDPENFFFAFTVIYLITTALTVLVFNLGFAKKLPILKMAIVYIVMLIGNILITFLAFALPIVESLFVAALVLSVYKVQLKRHKKAELVEQEADHDKP; translated from the coding sequence ATGTATTTGGCAACATTGCAAGAGAGAGAACCCAATCCAAATTTAACACCAATCGCAGAGTGGCTAGGAGCAGGAGATCCTGAAAACTTCTTCTTTGCTTTCACCGTGATATATCTCATTACTACAGCATTAACGGTTTTAGTTTTTAACTTAGGTTTTGCTAAAAAGCTACCAATTCTTAAGATGGCTATCGTTTATATTGTCATGCTTATCGGTAATATTCTTATTACTTTTTTAGCATTTGCTTTACCAATAGTTGAATCACTATTTGTTGCTGCACTTGTACTTAGTGTATATAAGGTCCAACTTAAGCGTCATAAAAAGGCAGAATTAGTTGAACAAGAAGCTGACCATGATAAGCCCTAG
- a CDS encoding COX15/CtaA family protein has translation MKNIGLKIFGIITTLGMIIVLIQGVLVTQTGSGDACGAEWPLCLGQVFPESPTVQTLIEYTHRVVSGLLGIMVIILSIWSWKKLHHLRETKFFAIMAVTFIVFQGLLGAAAVVWGQSNAVMALHFGFSLISFASVLLLTVLAFENNYPKSYTQPVITAGVRNYIYFVLTYLYIVVYTGAFVKHTGSSAACDGWPLCNGQVIPDLGNDLVAIQFFHRLFAGLLFFVILIMAYKLHRDYRNEKTLYLSGIVSLLFVLVQVISGAIVVFTGFTLGSTIFHAFFISLLFAVVSYTALLANRAKIKD, from the coding sequence GTGAAAAATATCGGTTTGAAAATATTTGGAATTATTACTACCCTTGGAATGATTATTGTACTCATTCAAGGTGTTTTAGTAACGCAAACAGGTTCTGGGGACGCCTGTGGCGCTGAGTGGCCATTGTGCCTCGGACAAGTTTTTCCCGAGTCACCCACAGTGCAAACGTTAATTGAATATACTCATCGCGTAGTTTCTGGTTTACTCGGAATCATGGTTATCATTTTATCTATTTGGAGTTGGAAAAAGTTACATCATTTAAGAGAGACGAAGTTTTTTGCGATTATGGCAGTAACATTTATCGTTTTTCAAGGGCTACTAGGGGCTGCAGCGGTTGTATGGGGACAATCAAATGCGGTGATGGCATTACACTTTGGTTTCTCGTTAATTTCATTCGCAAGTGTGCTTCTATTAACTGTTTTAGCATTTGAAAATAATTACCCTAAATCATATACACAACCAGTAATCACAGCTGGTGTTAGAAATTATATATATTTCGTTTTAACTTACCTTTATATCGTTGTATACACTGGAGCTTTCGTAAAACATACTGGATCAAGCGCTGCTTGTGATGGGTGGCCATTATGTAACGGTCAAGTAATTCCAGACTTAGGGAATGATTTAGTAGCTATTCAGTTCTTTCACCGATTATTTGCCGGTCTGTTATTTTTTGTTATTTTAATTATGGCTTACAAGCTTCATCGTGATTATCGTAACGAAAAAACATTGTATTTAAGTGGAATCGTAAGTCTCCTCTTTGTTTTAGTACAAGTAATAAGTGGCGCCATTGTCGTTTTTACAGGGTTTACTTTAGGATCTACTATTTTCCACGCATTTTTTATTAGTTTACTTTTTGCAGTAGTGAGCTACACTGCCTTGCTAGCAAATAGAGCCAAAATAAAAGATTAA
- a CDS encoding DUF5325 family protein, which translates to MQTFNWVLFSLAILGTTGLLGIGFGIAMPNTIVIICSIILTILSVVTGFSLKRKMYNKEEGLSKSNS; encoded by the coding sequence ATGCAAACATTTAACTGGGTATTGTTTTCTTTAGCCATATTAGGGACTACAGGTTTACTAGGGATCGGTTTTGGCATCGCCATGCCTAATACTATAGTCATTATTTGTTCGATTATTTTGACTATTCTTTCCGTTGTGACTGGTTTCTCCTTAAAACGGAAAATGTACAATAAAGAAGAGGGATTGTCTAAATCCAACAGCTAA
- a CDS encoding pyridoxamine 5'-phosphate oxidase family protein encodes MANRVEATLTDELLPILRKEQYVTLGTTDHENGGPNINAISWVYAQDKKSIRFAVDNRSRIVENIRKSPIVTVTLIGAGSTYAITGNAHILLEKIEGVPLKLALIEIKITEVRDVMFYGARITEGPKYEKIYDKEAAEKLDTQVMEAMKNA; translated from the coding sequence GTGGCAAATCGTGTTGAAGCAACATTAACGGATGAATTATTACCGATTTTAAGGAAAGAGCAATATGTGACGCTTGGAACGACTGATCATGAAAATGGTGGCCCTAATATTAATGCAATATCGTGGGTTTACGCACAAGATAAAAAGAGTATTCGCTTTGCTGTAGATAACCGATCCCGTATTGTAGAAAACATTCGAAAATCGCCTATCGTTACTGTAACATTAATAGGTGCAGGTTCTACATATGCAATAACAGGTAACGCGCATATACTGTTAGAAAAAATTGAAGGAGTTCCACTTAAGTTAGCGCTTATTGAAATTAAAATTACTGAGGTTCGAGACGTTATGTTTTATGGCGCTAGAATCACTGAAGGTCCAAAATATGAAAAAATATATGATAAAGAAGCTGCTGAAAAATTAGATACACAAGTCATGGAAGCAATGAAAAATGCATAG
- a CDS encoding PhoH family protein: protein MSTRRYILDTNVLLQDPLAIYAFDENEVVIPAVVLEEVDSKKRNMDEIGRNARYVARLIDELREEGKLHLGVKLTNGGTFRVELNHRSFGKMKEHFLERTNDNRILAVALNMRIEEEEKQSGITVTLVSKDALLRVKADALGIHVEDFLSDRVVQYDRMYTGYKELSSESKQIDELFENKKLLIKDSPISNSYPNQFFILKDEVNPSRSALGMTSKDGNYLESFVSSEEPIWGIRARNVQQRMAFELLTRDDIPLVTLAGKAGTGKTLLSLAAGLYQTEDLQKYKKLLVARPVVPVGKDIGYLPGEKEEKLRPWMQPIFDNLEYLFNTKKPGELEQILAGMGSIQVEALTYIRGRSIPEQFIIIDEAQNLTKHEVKTILTRVGEGSKIVLMGDPKQIDHPYLDEYTNGLTYVTERLKHLSETGHVKLQKGERSGLAQMAADLL, encoded by the coding sequence TTGAGTACACGACGATATATTCTAGATACGAACGTCCTACTACAAGATCCGTTAGCGATCTATGCTTTTGATGAAAATGAAGTAGTTATTCCAGCTGTTGTACTGGAGGAAGTAGACTCAAAAAAGAGAAATATGGATGAAATAGGGAGGAATGCTCGTTATGTTGCTCGGTTAATTGATGAGCTAAGGGAGGAAGGGAAGTTACATCTTGGTGTCAAATTAACTAATGGTGGGACTTTTCGAGTGGAATTAAATCATCGATCTTTTGGGAAGATGAAAGAGCATTTTTTAGAAAGAACGAATGATAACCGCATTTTAGCTGTTGCATTAAATATGAGGATTGAAGAAGAAGAAAAACAGTCGGGAATTACAGTAACTTTAGTAAGTAAGGATGCACTATTAAGAGTAAAGGCAGATGCACTAGGTATTCATGTAGAAGATTTTTTAAGTGATCGTGTTGTACAATATGATCGAATGTATACAGGCTATAAGGAGTTAAGTTCAGAATCAAAACAAATTGATGAATTATTTGAAAATAAAAAACTACTAATTAAGGATTCTCCTATAAGTAATAGCTATCCCAATCAATTTTTTATATTGAAGGATGAAGTGAATCCATCTCGGTCAGCATTGGGGATGACAAGCAAGGATGGGAATTACCTGGAATCTTTCGTTTCAAGTGAGGAACCAATATGGGGTATCCGCGCAAGAAATGTACAACAAAGAATGGCGTTTGAATTGTTAACGAGAGATGATATTCCACTAGTAACGTTAGCAGGTAAAGCTGGTACAGGAAAAACATTATTGTCTTTAGCTGCTGGGCTGTACCAAACAGAAGACCTTCAAAAGTATAAAAAGTTACTAGTTGCCCGACCTGTAGTTCCGGTTGGGAAGGACATTGGGTATCTGCCTGGTGAGAAGGAAGAAAAGCTTCGTCCGTGGATGCAGCCAATTTTTGATAATTTAGAATATTTATTTAATACGAAAAAGCCAGGTGAACTAGAGCAAATATTAGCTGGTATGGGGTCAATTCAAGTGGAAGCATTGACCTATATTCGTGGAAGAAGTATCCCGGAACAGTTTATTATCATTGATGAAGCCCAAAATTTAACGAAACATGAGGTGAAAACAATTCTTACGAGGGTAGGGGAAGGAAGTAAAATTGTTTTAATGGGTGATCCAAAGCAAATTGACCATCCATATTTGGATGAATATACGAACGGGCTAACTTATGTGACAGAAAGGCTAAAACATTTATCTGAGACTGGACATGTAAAGCTTCAAAAAGGTGAAAGGTCTGGATTAGCACAAATGGCAGCGGACTTACTGTAA
- the cyoE gene encoding heme o synthase translates to MNKSSTLASTEMMEREANSNVEKKENKVTWRTYLGVSKTGIVKSNLITTFTGLFLAASYTGTTIFHQPLTTLLVLAGSAFVMAGACALNNYIDRDIDHLMERTKDRPSVNGELSGKQTLTYGLVVSALGMLMLLMTTLEAAVIGLIGLVTYVVLYSMWTKRTTTLNTIVGSIPGAVPPLIGWAAIQPELSPVAWSLFLIMFIWQPPHFLALAMKRVDEYKRAGIPMLPVVAGFKVTKRQINWYVAALIPVSLTVAHFGTVYTIIAVILGGGWLALGLASYKYKDDLKWAKHMFIYSLYYLTVLFVLMVIVHLF, encoded by the coding sequence GTGAACAAGTCAAGTACACTGGCGTCAACAGAAATGATGGAGCGAGAAGCTAATTCTAATGTTGAGAAAAAAGAGAATAAAGTAACGTGGAGAACTTATTTGGGAGTTTCTAAAACGGGGATTGTAAAATCAAATTTAATCACGACATTTACTGGTTTATTTTTAGCAGCGTCTTATACAGGAACAACTATTTTTCATCAGCCGTTAACAACGCTACTCGTATTGGCTGGATCAGCCTTTGTGATGGCTGGAGCGTGTGCATTAAATAATTATATTGATAGAGATATTGACCATTTAATGGAACGCACAAAAGATCGACCTTCAGTAAATGGGGAGTTATCAGGGAAGCAAACCTTGACTTATGGACTTGTTGTTTCAGCTTTAGGGATGCTAATGCTACTAATGACCACGCTTGAAGCGGCGGTTATCGGTTTAATAGGTCTTGTAACCTATGTTGTGTTATATAGTATGTGGACGAAACGCACGACTACATTAAACACAATTGTTGGAAGTATACCAGGTGCCGTACCACCTTTAATAGGTTGGGCAGCTATTCAACCAGAATTAAGTCCAGTTGCATGGTCTTTATTCTTAATCATGTTTATTTGGCAGCCGCCACATTTTCTTGCGCTAGCAATGAAAAGAGTGGATGAGTATAAAAGGGCAGGTATACCAATGCTACCAGTTGTTGCTGGATTTAAAGTAACAAAAAGGCAAATCAATTGGTATGTTGCGGCTTTAATTCCTGTCTCCCTCACAGTTGCACACTTTGGCACTGTATATACAATTATAGCTGTAATACTAGGGGGTGGCTGGTTAGCTTTAGGCTTAGCTAGCTATAAGTACAAAGATGACTTGAAATGGGCAAAGCATATGTTTATTTACTCTTTATATTATTTAACTGTGCTTTTTGTGCTTATGGTCATCGTCCATTTGTTTTAA
- a CDS encoding YhcN/YlaJ family sporulation lipoprotein: protein MKKSLCILSTCFILLLTACQAQDDVNNDPTIEGQGRGYSEMDTTMTATANHLAELSLQVPEVNHATAIVIGPYALVGIDVDGRLDQSDVGAVKYQVAEALADDPYGAQAAVTADPDYLARIDEMRVEIGQGRPINAIMEELAGIIGRLMPIVPGQEHRMSEDPTDVNDERLPSGRQNELENIQDEQSKGRMNQNN from the coding sequence ATGAAAAAAAGTTTATGCATTTTGTCCACATGTTTCATTCTTTTACTAACTGCTTGTCAGGCTCAGGATGATGTCAATAACGATCCAACCATTGAAGGGCAAGGTAGAGGTTACTCTGAAATGGATACTACAATGACAGCGACTGCTAACCACTTAGCTGAGTTAAGCTTACAAGTACCTGAAGTGAATCATGCTACAGCAATCGTCATCGGACCATATGCATTAGTAGGTATAGATGTAGATGGTAGGTTAGACCAATCAGATGTCGGTGCTGTAAAATACCAAGTAGCTGAAGCATTAGCTGATGACCCATATGGTGCACAAGCTGCAGTAACAGCTGATCCTGATTATTTAGCAAGAATAGATGAAATGCGTGTTGAGATTGGACAAGGAAGGCCAATCAATGCCATCATGGAAGAACTAGCAGGAATCATTGGCAGATTGATGCCTATTGTGCCTGGTCAAGAACATAGGATGAGTGAAGATCCTACAGATGTTAACGACGAACGCCTTCCATCTGGAAGACAAAACGAACTAGAAAACATTCAAGATGAACAGAGTAAAGGGAGAATGAATCAAAATAATTAA
- a CDS encoding inositol monophosphatase family protein produces the protein MSEVKWEEIFETAKNWTREAGEFIKEKMSESFDVSTKANENDLVTDVDKGVEEFFKSKISTHYTNHRLLGEEGSYKAIKDLSGVVWIIDPIDGTVNFVHQQTFFAISVGVYIEGEGMIGIIYDVMNGEMFSALKGEGAFLNGTKLDKLKEVPLQESILSFNAGWILKDRRLEELVKACRATRSYGSAALDIAYVASGRLDGYISFILAPWDIAAGMVILKEVGGVASRYNGDALDFLESGTFMAATPSIYNEFLELVKK, from the coding sequence TTGTCTGAAGTAAAATGGGAAGAAATATTTGAAACAGCTAAAAATTGGACAAGAGAAGCTGGAGAATTTATAAAAGAAAAAATGAGTGAATCATTTGATGTGTCTACAAAAGCGAATGAAAATGATTTAGTGACAGATGTAGATAAAGGTGTTGAGGAATTTTTTAAAAGTAAAATAAGTACCCACTATACTAACCATCGTTTATTAGGTGAAGAAGGCTCTTATAAAGCGATTAAGGATTTATCTGGTGTTGTTTGGATTATTGATCCGATTGATGGGACAGTCAATTTCGTACATCAACAAACATTTTTTGCTATTTCTGTAGGTGTCTATATTGAAGGCGAAGGTATGATAGGTATCATATATGATGTCATGAATGGAGAAATGTTTTCTGCCCTTAAAGGGGAAGGAGCATTTTTAAATGGAACAAAACTGGATAAATTAAAAGAAGTTCCTTTACAGGAATCTATATTAAGCTTTAATGCCGGATGGATTTTGAAGGATCGTCGACTAGAAGAACTTGTAAAAGCATGCAGAGCGACAAGGTCATATGGTTCTGCTGCACTAGATATTGCATATGTCGCATCAGGGAGATTAGATGGTTATATAAGCTTTATTCTAGCACCTTGGGATATTGCTGCTGGTATGGTTATATTAAAGGAAGTTGGAGGAGTAGCCTCTAGGTATAATGGTGATGCACTAGATTTCTTAGAAAGTGGAACCTTTATGGCTGCAACACCATCCATTTATAATGAATTTTTGGAGCTTGTAAAAAAATAA
- the ctaD gene encoding cytochrome c oxidase subunit I — protein sequence MSNAQAQSKSVLWDWLTTVDHKKIGIMYLVAGAFFFALGGLEAILMRIQLMFPEFTFLPAQTFNELLTMHGTTMIFLAAMPLLFGFMNYIIPLQIGARDVAFPFLNSLGFWLFLFGGIILNVSWFVGGAPDAGWTAYVPLSSESPGTGLDYYVLGLQVSGAGTLIGGINFLVTIINMRAPGMSMMRMPLFTWSSFVASMLILFAFPALTVGLLLLMLERVFGGQFFSVDFGGNVVIWQHLFWIFGHPEVYILILPAFGIFSEVIATFSKKRLFGYSAMVFATLIIGFLGFMVWAHHMFTVGMGPVANSIFAVATMAIAVPTGIKIFNWLLTLWGGRIQFTTANLFALAFIPSFVMGGVTGVMLATSAANYQFHDTYFVVAHFHYVIIGGVVLGLFAGAYYWWPRMFGYKLDEKMGKIFFWMFLIGFHLTFFVQHFLGLIGMQRRVASYLPGQGFDQMNFISTIGAFLMGIAFIIFVISIFTSRKNKVTVADPWDGRTLEWTMPTPTPEYNFAQTPLVRDVDALWYEKYEGDGKMKAAEPLGDIHMPNGSILPIFISLGLTIASFGVIYLDSVWWLIVVGLGVTFGAMFVRSIKEDHGYHIPKDEVLNHNKEDR from the coding sequence GTGTCAAATGCTCAGGCTCAATCTAAAAGTGTACTTTGGGATTGGCTGACAACTGTTGACCATAAAAAGATCGGTATTATGTATTTGGTCGCAGGTGCATTTTTCTTCGCTCTCGGTGGTTTAGAGGCGATATTAATGCGTATTCAGTTGATGTTTCCAGAGTTTACCTTTCTACCGGCACAAACATTTAACGAATTGTTAACGATGCACGGTACAACGATGATATTCTTGGCAGCGATGCCGCTATTATTTGGTTTTATGAATTATATCATTCCACTACAAATAGGAGCTCGTGATGTCGCATTTCCATTCCTAAACTCATTAGGGTTTTGGTTGTTTCTATTTGGGGGTATTATATTAAATGTAAGTTGGTTTGTAGGTGGAGCACCTGATGCTGGATGGACAGCATATGTGCCATTATCAAGTGAATCACCAGGAACTGGATTAGACTATTACGTGTTAGGACTTCAAGTGAGTGGTGCAGGTACTTTAATCGGGGGGATAAATTTCCTAGTTACGATTATAAACATGCGTGCACCTGGTATGAGTATGATGAGAATGCCACTATTTACTTGGAGCTCATTTGTAGCTTCCATGCTCATTCTTTTCGCATTCCCTGCATTAACTGTAGGTTTACTCCTATTGATGCTTGAAAGAGTTTTTGGGGGACAATTTTTCTCCGTTGATTTCGGTGGAAACGTTGTTATTTGGCAACATTTATTCTGGATATTTGGGCATCCAGAAGTATATATTTTAATCTTACCAGCATTTGGTATTTTCTCGGAGGTTATCGCAACCTTCTCGAAAAAAAGATTGTTTGGTTATTCAGCAATGGTATTTGCAACATTAATTATAGGGTTTTTAGGTTTTATGGTATGGGCTCACCATATGTTTACAGTGGGAATGGGGCCAGTAGCTAACTCGATCTTCGCAGTAGCGACTATGGCAATTGCCGTACCAACGGGTATTAAAATATTCAACTGGCTATTAACTCTATGGGGTGGCCGTATACAGTTTACAACCGCTAATCTTTTCGCTTTAGCATTCATTCCTTCCTTCGTAATGGGTGGGGTAACGGGTGTTATGCTAGCGACGAGTGCAGCAAACTATCAATTCCATGATACTTACTTTGTTGTAGCCCACTTCCATTACGTTATTATTGGTGGTGTAGTATTAGGGCTATTTGCGGGTGCTTATTACTGGTGGCCAAGAATGTTTGGATACAAGCTTGATGAAAAAATGGGGAAAATATTTTTCTGGATGTTCTTAATAGGCTTCCACTTAACGTTCTTTGTGCAGCATTTCCTGGGATTAATTGGAATGCAAAGACGTGTAGCATCATACCTACCTGGTCAAGGGTTTGATCAGATGAATTTCATTAGTACTATTGGTGCATTTTTAATGGGAATTGCTTTCATTATTTTCGTAATAAGTATCTTTACTTCTAGAAAAAATAAAGTTACTGTTGCTGACCCATGGGACGGTCGTACCCTTGAGTGGACAATGCCAACCCCTACACCAGAATACAATTTTGCACAAACACCACTTGTTCGTGATGTAGATGCATTGTGGTATGAAAAGTATGAAGGTGATGGGAAGATGAAAGCTGCTGAACCATTAGGAGATATCCATATGCCAAACGGTTCAATCTTACCTATTTTTATATCATTAGGATTGACAATAGCTAGCTTTGGTGTTATTTATCTTGATTCTGTTTGGTGGCTCATTGTAGTCGGTCTTGGTGTTACATTTGGTGCGATGTTTGTTCGTTCCATTAAGGAAGATCATGGCTATCATATTCCAAAAGATGAAGTGTTAAACCACAATAAGGAGGATAGGTAA
- a CDS encoding YlaI family protein has product MRVKCVLCDTIENIDDYSVTAKKLRNRPIHTYMCQTCYSRIEDRTNERKETGNFKKYTSKQKEDQYIH; this is encoded by the coding sequence ATGAGAGTAAAGTGCGTTTTATGTGACACTATTGAAAATATTGATGATTATTCTGTAACAGCAAAAAAGTTAAGAAACCGACCTATTCACACCTATATGTGCCAAACATGCTACTCTAGAATAGAAGATAGGACAAACGAACGAAAAGAAACGGGAAACTTTAAGAAATACACTAGCAAACAAAAAGAAGATCAATATATCCATTAA
- a CDS encoding Dps family protein: protein MAHEKTAEILNRQVANWNVLFVKLHNYHWYVKGVNFFKLHEKFEELYNEAAEHIDELAERLLTLNGEPVATMKEYLEVATVNEAQGERASEDMVKTLANDFEALAKELSSDIEVLDGELEDEGTADMLIGIRQSVEKHLWMLRSFLGE, encoded by the coding sequence ATGGCACACGAAAAAACAGCAGAAATTCTAAATCGACAAGTAGCAAACTGGAACGTTTTATTTGTAAAGCTACACAATTATCACTGGTATGTAAAAGGCGTTAACTTCTTTAAACTCCATGAAAAATTCGAGGAACTATATAATGAAGCAGCTGAGCACATTGATGAGTTAGCTGAGCGCTTATTAACACTAAATGGGGAACCAGTTGCAACGATGAAAGAATATTTAGAAGTAGCAACTGTTAATGAAGCTCAAGGGGAAAGAGCTTCAGAGGACATGGTGAAGACTTTAGCAAATGATTTTGAAGCACTTGCAAAGGAGCTTTCTTCAGATATTGAAGTTTTAGATGGTGAATTAGAAGATGAAGGTACAGCAGACATGTTAATTGGAATTAGACAATCAGTTGAAAAACATTTATGGATGCTCCGCTCTTTCTTAGGAGAGTAA
- the glsA gene encoding glutaminase A, translating to MICDDQAVLDSLIKDAKQLSEKGKVANYIPALEKANPNALSLAIYTGNTTCMTAGNTDETFTLQSISKVIALALALMDRSEEEVFSKVGMEPTGDPYNSMIKLETHSPSKPLNPMINAGALAVTSMIKGKTVADKLDRLLSFIQTITGDGSITYNEEVARSEFNTAYLNRSLCYFMKQHGVIDDSVEQLLELYTKQCAIEVNCSQLAKIGYVIANNGICVDKGEPIIPKNICQILKTFMIESIS from the coding sequence TTGATCTGTGACGATCAAGCTGTACTTGATTCATTAATAAAAGATGCAAAACAATTAAGTGAAAAGGGGAAGGTTGCCAACTACATCCCAGCATTAGAGAAGGCGAATCCAAATGCCCTATCATTAGCAATTTATACCGGTAATACGACATGTATGACAGCAGGAAACACTGACGAAACGTTTACATTACAAAGTATATCAAAAGTCATCGCCCTTGCATTAGCTTTGATGGACCGAAGTGAGGAAGAGGTTTTTTCAAAAGTAGGAATGGAACCAACTGGTGATCCTTATAATTCCATGATTAAGCTAGAAACACACTCCCCATCAAAACCATTAAATCCAATGATTAATGCTGGCGCCTTAGCAGTGACTTCGATGATAAAAGGAAAAACAGTTGCAGATAAACTAGACAGATTATTATCTTTTATACAGACGATTACTGGTGACGGTTCTATTACGTATAATGAAGAGGTAGCAAGGTCAGAATTTAATACTGCATATTTAAATCGTTCACTTTGTTATTTTATGAAACAGCATGGAGTTATTGATGATTCTGTTGAACAGTTATTAGAGCTTTACACGAAGCAATGTGCAATAGAAGTGAATTGTAGTCAGCTTGCAAAAATTGGTTATGTTATAGCAAATAATGGTATTTGCGTTGATAAAGGTGAACCGATTATTCCAAAGAATATTTGTCAGATATTAAAAACTTTTATGATTGAATCAATTTCATAA